Below is a window of Lujinxingia vulgaris DNA.
ACCAGAAAGATCATGCGCGCGAGGTCTTCGGAGCTTTGCAGCAGACGCGCGTAAAACTCCATGCAGCTGACGATGGCCTCGACGGGGTGCTCGTAATGTTCGGCCAGCGCGTGCTCCAGCCCCCTGGCGAGTTTGCCGGAGGTGTGGTCGATGGCGTCGATGAAGAGATCGCGTTTGCTGCTGTAGTAGCGGTAGAGCAGCGCCTCGGTCACGCCGGCCTCCTCGGCGATGCCCTTGGTGGTGGCGCCGTGGTAGGTCGAGCGGGCAAAGACGCGGATGGCGCTCATCAAGATCTGTTGCTTGCGCTCGGCAGCGGGAAGTCGACGGGTGGGCACGGTGGGGCGCTCGCTGAGGGGAGGTGAGAGGCGATTCTTCAAGGGTTCACACAGGGTTAACCCACCGGTCAAGTGACAGCTTCGGAACAGATCTGGGTGGGTCGGGGCGTATCCTAACCGCAAGGTAAGGATTCGCAAGTCAGGGGTGGTTTGACCCGCCCTCGGTCGGATGGTGTTCCCGGGGTAGCGAGATGAGCTCCGAGCCCCGGTCGACCCTGAGGGGCGTAGCATGGCGGGC
It encodes the following:
- a CDS encoding TetR/AcrR family transcriptional regulator; its protein translation is MKNRLSPPLSERPTVPTRRLPAAERKQQILMSAIRVFARSTYHGATTKGIAEEAGVTEALLYRYYSSKRDLFIDAIDHTSGKLARGLEHALAEHYEHPVEAIVSCMEFYARLLQSSEDLARMIFLVLAELDEPDVRAVYLPYQEKVVGLLTENITRWQDAGIVDPRINAFDTAWLFYGTYMILALARQSHGRVRVSPRHAVGLMRPFLSEDGERRLDELSQTRPQLRALVERSDAKETTDSPA